The following are from one region of the Halomonas qaidamensis genome:
- a CDS encoding App1 family protein — protein MAWYHQWASFAKRLAHVIAKPMKRDSGHGGMMVHPYRGYGSQQEVFVMGRVFRQAALGRAIPRRGMLRDTADVARRIFRRGLANAKVDIRIGENQLCLTTDRDGYFDAHLPISTALPVDISWHRADIMVHADGHSPIRTSVEVYVPPPEADLLVISDIDDTVMFTGVAEKLKMLYRLFVRKPHRRTAFPGVASLYQALYRGQTEKAERPILYVSRGPWAIYEMLETFFQLNRIPVGPILFLREWGISLRRPWPRRAEAHKRDLIDRMLALYHDMPCILIGDSGQHDPEVYTEVVKAYPTRIKAIYIRRVDKDPKREQAIQRLRAELAHTDCELVLAADSILIAEHAHAKGDISARGLQAVQRDVEAHHNEPE, from the coding sequence ATGGCGTGGTATCACCAGTGGGCAAGCTTTGCCAAAAGGCTTGCCCACGTTATTGCAAAACCGATGAAGCGGGACAGTGGGCATGGGGGGATGATGGTGCATCCTTACCGTGGCTACGGCTCCCAGCAAGAAGTGTTTGTGATGGGACGTGTGTTTCGCCAGGCCGCGCTAGGCCGTGCGATACCACGTCGAGGTATGTTGCGAGACACCGCCGATGTTGCTCGGCGTATCTTTCGACGCGGCCTTGCCAATGCCAAAGTAGACATACGCATTGGTGAAAATCAGCTGTGTTTAACCACGGACCGCGATGGCTATTTTGATGCCCACTTACCGATTAGCACCGCCTTGCCGGTCGATATTTCCTGGCATCGCGCCGATATCATGGTTCATGCAGACGGCCATTCACCCATCCGAACTAGTGTTGAAGTTTACGTCCCGCCTCCCGAAGCAGATCTGCTGGTTATCAGTGATATTGATGATACCGTCATGTTTACCGGTGTCGCTGAAAAACTCAAAATGCTGTACCGCTTGTTTGTCCGTAAACCTCATCGTCGCACGGCTTTCCCCGGGGTGGCATCGCTTTATCAGGCGCTGTATCGAGGGCAAACAGAGAAAGCTGAACGCCCTATTTTGTATGTTTCCCGAGGACCCTGGGCTATCTATGAGATGCTGGAAACCTTCTTTCAGCTTAACCGTATTCCTGTGGGGCCTATTCTATTCCTACGCGAGTGGGGGATTTCTCTGCGCCGCCCCTGGCCACGGCGGGCTGAAGCGCATAAGCGTGATTTGATCGACCGCATGTTAGCGCTCTATCACGATATGCCGTGTATTTTGATTGGCGACAGCGGCCAGCACGACCCAGAGGTTTATACCGAGGTGGTAAAAGCCTATCCCACGCGAATAAAAGCTATCTATATTCGCCGAGTTGATAAAGATCCTAAACGGGAGCAAGCAATTCAGCGCTTACGCGCTGAACTTGCCCATACCGACTGTGAACTAGTGCTTGCCGCTGACAGCATTTTGATTGCTGAGCATGCCCACGCTAAAGGTGACATTTCTGCCAGAGGGTTGCAGGCCGTGCAGCGGGATGTAGAAGCGCATCACAATGAACCCGAGTAG
- a CDS encoding ATP-binding cassette domain-containing protein has translation MNASVFPPSLMTTVPTLHFEQVSFAHRGNRLLAPTTLSLSGCQRTIIMGPNGAGKSLLMRLAHGLLSPSNGHVTWQGEPPAQAMVFQQPVLLRRSAMDNLTYALAVSGVPRRQRKPLAKQALDKFGLVALAKRPARVLSGGEQQRLALARAWLLNPAVLFLDEPTAALDPAAIKAVEDAVNEFHQNGTRIIMTTHDLHQARRLADEVVFMYSGQVLEHTPAYRFFNTPASTQAEAFLRGELVW, from the coding sequence ATGAACGCGTCGGTTTTTCCACCGTCCCTTATGACGACCGTACCCACGCTGCATTTTGAACAGGTCAGCTTTGCGCACCGTGGCAACCGTTTGCTCGCCCCCACCACACTGTCACTCTCAGGCTGCCAGCGCACAATCATTATGGGCCCCAATGGCGCAGGGAAGAGCTTGTTAATGCGTTTGGCCCACGGCTTGCTAAGCCCGAGCAATGGCCACGTTACTTGGCAAGGAGAGCCACCCGCCCAGGCCATGGTGTTTCAGCAACCGGTGCTACTGCGCCGTTCGGCAATGGATAACTTAACCTATGCCCTGGCGGTCAGTGGGGTACCCCGCCGGCAACGCAAACCTTTGGCCAAGCAGGCACTTGATAAATTTGGCTTAGTCGCGCTTGCTAAGCGTCCTGCCCGGGTGCTTTCCGGTGGCGAACAGCAGCGCCTTGCGCTTGCTCGTGCTTGGTTACTTAACCCTGCCGTATTATTTCTAGATGAGCCTACCGCTGCCTTAGATCCCGCCGCTATTAAAGCAGTTGAAGATGCGGTCAATGAGTTTCATCAGAACGGCACACGCATCATTATGACCACCCACGATCTGCATCAAGCCCGCCGCTTAGCCGATGAGGTGGTGTTTATGTATAGCGGCCAAGTGCTAGAACACACGCCCGCTTACCGCTTTTTTAACACACCTGCGTCCACACAAGCGGAAGCCTTTCTGCGCGGCGAACTTGTTTGGTAA
- a CDS encoding ABC transporter permease: MPASDNPFSTAFALILGMDQSLITIVILSLQVSLIAVLIASLLALPFGAALALWRFPGRNLLIVILNALMGLPPVVAGLCVYLLLSRAGPLGQFGLLFTPTAMVIAQVILVFPIIAALTRQQVETLHNEYAEQLRSLGLNQLRMMPTLLWDARFGLLTVILAGFGRASAEVGAVMIVGGNIDGVTRVMTTSIVLETSKGNLPLALGLGIVLLSLVTLINGLAHTVSETAKRRLG; encoded by the coding sequence ATGCCTGCAAGTGATAACCCTTTTTCTACAGCGTTTGCGCTGATTCTAGGAATGGATCAGAGCCTCATCACTATTGTGATACTGTCGCTGCAGGTATCACTGATCGCGGTGTTAATCGCCAGCCTACTGGCGCTTCCATTTGGCGCCGCGCTCGCCCTGTGGCGATTCCCAGGTCGTAACCTTTTGATTGTGATTCTTAATGCACTAATGGGCCTGCCCCCAGTAGTTGCAGGCCTATGTGTTTATCTGCTGCTTTCCCGCGCGGGGCCACTAGGTCAGTTTGGGCTGCTGTTTACGCCAACGGCCATGGTTATTGCGCAAGTCATTTTGGTATTCCCGATTATTGCTGCCCTTACGCGCCAACAGGTAGAGACACTTCACAACGAGTACGCCGAACAGCTGCGCTCCCTTGGCCTGAATCAGCTACGGATGATGCCCACGCTGCTGTGGGACGCGCGCTTCGGACTATTAACCGTGATACTCGCAGGCTTTGGCCGCGCCAGCGCGGAAGTCGGTGCGGTGATGATTGTCGGTGGCAATATCGATGGCGTCACCCGCGTCATGACCACCAGCATTGTGTTGGAAACCAGTAAGGGCAACCTGCCCCTCGCGCTGGGATTAGGCATAGTACTGCTTAGCCTTGTCACGCTCATTAATGGATTAGCTCACACAGTCAGTGAAACGGCTAAGAGGCGGCTAGGATGA
- the cmoB gene encoding tRNA 5-methoxyuridine(34)/uridine 5-oxyacetic acid(34) synthase CmoB — MALLPDDHRVLYQAFLDQASQDAALTPWLAKLPEQLANGLDRQRHGDLSAWEKAVAKLPALPEERHVDLTSDTVSIDVALSDSQKRQCFNLLRKLSPWRKGPFRLGGIEIDTEWRSDWKWQRVAPHLAPLKYRKVLDVGGGSGYHAWRMAGEGASFVLVIDPSPRFYWQFQAVRHFVGEADGGRTQFLPVGIEDVPEKLAFFDTVFSMGVLYHRPSPLEHLQQLKEALAPGGELVLETLVVEGDEQTVFVPGERYAAMPNVYFLPSSKALCHWLTRCGFTNVRVVDEAVTTLEEQRSTEWMTYQSLADFLDPNDPTRTIEGYPAPRRAVIIANKPTAVISSPT, encoded by the coding sequence GTGGCGCTGTTACCCGATGACCATCGCGTGCTTTACCAAGCTTTTCTAGACCAAGCCAGCCAGGACGCCGCACTGACGCCGTGGCTTGCCAAACTGCCAGAACAGCTGGCAAACGGGCTAGACCGGCAGCGCCACGGCGACCTCTCTGCTTGGGAGAAAGCCGTTGCCAAACTGCCTGCCCTGCCCGAGGAACGCCATGTCGACCTCACCAGCGATACAGTCAGCATTGATGTTGCGTTGAGCGATAGCCAGAAGCGCCAATGCTTTAACCTGTTGCGCAAGCTTTCGCCCTGGCGCAAAGGGCCCTTTCGATTAGGCGGCATTGAGATTGATACCGAATGGCGTTCCGACTGGAAGTGGCAACGAGTTGCTCCACATCTTGCGCCGCTTAAATACCGTAAGGTATTGGATGTTGGTGGTGGCAGCGGCTACCACGCCTGGCGTATGGCTGGTGAAGGGGCGTCCTTTGTGTTGGTGATAGACCCGTCACCACGTTTTTATTGGCAGTTTCAAGCAGTGCGCCACTTTGTTGGTGAAGCCGACGGCGGACGCACCCAGTTTCTGCCAGTCGGCATTGAGGATGTACCAGAAAAGCTAGCCTTTTTCGATACGGTATTTTCCATGGGCGTGCTCTACCATCGCCCTTCACCTCTTGAGCACTTACAGCAGTTAAAAGAGGCGCTCGCGCCCGGTGGCGAATTAGTGCTGGAAACACTGGTGGTAGAAGGCGATGAGCAAACCGTGTTTGTGCCCGGCGAACGCTACGCAGCAATGCCTAATGTCTACTTCCTGCCCTCTTCAAAAGCACTCTGTCACTGGCTTACACGGTGTGGCTTTACCAATGTGCGCGTGGTCGACGAAGCGGTAACAACACTGGAAGAGCAACGCTCAACCGAGTGGATGACGTATCAGTCGCTTGCGGACTTTCTCGACCCCAACGATCCAACCCGCACCATTGAAGGCTACCCTGCTCCGCGCAGAGCAGTCATTATTGCCAATAAGCCCACCGCCGTGATTAGTTCGCCAACCTAG
- a CDS encoding type 1 glutamine amidotransferase domain-containing protein — translation MKQALNGKRVAILATNGFEESELSVPRAALQKEGVEVHVVSVDGKAIRAWAETDWGDTYEADTSLADANESNYHALVLPGGLFNPDELRLNEDALAFVKAFFQAGKPVAAICHAPWILINAELVKGRKMTSVPSVAQDLRNAGANWVDESVVVDSGLVTSRTPKDLDAFNAKLLEELQEGRHSGQHA, via the coding sequence ATGAAACAAGCACTAAATGGCAAACGAGTGGCTATTTTGGCTACTAATGGGTTTGAGGAGTCTGAGTTAAGTGTGCCTCGCGCTGCCTTACAAAAAGAGGGTGTTGAGGTACATGTTGTTTCTGTTGACGGTAAAGCTATTCGGGCTTGGGCAGAAACAGACTGGGGCGATACGTATGAAGCTGACACATCATTAGCTGACGCCAACGAATCTAACTACCATGCGTTGGTACTTCCCGGCGGTTTATTTAATCCTGATGAGCTTAGGCTTAATGAAGATGCGCTTGCCTTTGTTAAAGCTTTCTTTCAAGCGGGCAAACCAGTGGCTGCAATTTGTCACGCCCCCTGGATATTAATTAACGCAGAGTTAGTAAAAGGTCGCAAAATGACCTCTGTACCTAGCGTAGCCCAAGATTTGCGCAATGCTGGTGCTAATTGGGTTGACGAATCTGTCGTTGTGGATAGCGGGTTAGTCACTAGCCGGACACCAAAAGATCTAGATGCGTTCAACGCTAAACTGCTGGAAGAGCTGCAGGAAGGTCGTCATTCAGGTCAGCACGCTTAA
- a CDS encoding substrate-binding domain-containing protein — protein sequence MNKTTTLVTARCLASSVLGLSWSASLLANEEFIVLASTTSTENSGLFEAIIPTFTNATGIDVRVIAVGTGQAFEIARRGDADSLLVHDTASEEQFVADGYASERLDVMYNDFVIVGPSDDPANISSSANVAEAFAHIAQSGSPFASRGDDSGTHRAELRLWKDAEVTPQGAWYRELGSGMGPTLNTAAGMNAYTFTDRATWVAFKNPQDLTLLFEGDNALFNQYGSLLLSEQQYPHLKHDLAAQWHQWLVSEEGQQAIADFTVNSQPLFFPNAQSSSNPP from the coding sequence ATGAACAAAACCACCACGTTGGTCACCGCTCGCTGTTTAGCCTCAAGTGTACTGGGCCTATCGTGGAGCGCCTCGCTGCTCGCTAACGAGGAATTCATTGTCCTTGCATCAACGACGTCGACCGAAAACTCAGGTCTATTTGAGGCAATTATTCCCACCTTCACCAACGCCACGGGCATTGATGTACGTGTCATCGCCGTTGGCACAGGACAAGCATTTGAAATTGCGCGCCGTGGAGATGCTGACAGCTTGCTAGTACATGACACGGCAAGTGAAGAACAGTTTGTTGCCGATGGTTACGCCAGCGAGCGCCTGGACGTCATGTATAACGACTTTGTAATAGTCGGACCCAGCGATGACCCCGCAAACATTAGCAGTAGTGCCAACGTCGCCGAGGCGTTTGCACACATTGCGCAAAGTGGATCACCCTTTGCATCCCGAGGAGATGATAGTGGCACCCACCGTGCCGAACTGCGTTTATGGAAAGATGCAGAGGTGACTCCCCAAGGGGCATGGTATAGGGAGTTAGGAAGCGGTATGGGACCAACCCTAAACACCGCCGCAGGCATGAATGCCTATACGTTCACTGACCGTGCAACCTGGGTGGCGTTTAAAAACCCGCAAGACTTAACGCTTTTATTTGAAGGCGACAATGCGCTATTTAATCAGTACGGCAGCCTGCTACTTTCTGAACAGCAATACCCGCACTTGAAGCACGATTTAGCGGCTCAGTGGCACCAGTGGCTAGTGTCTGAAGAAGGCCAGCAAGCGATTGCCGATTTTACTGTCAACAGCCAACCGCTCTTCTTCCCTAATGCGCAGTCGTCTTCTAACCCACCATAG
- a CDS encoding zinc metallopeptidase yields MFIVLIVLALAIFILPNLWAKWVLKRHTRGRDDYPGTGAELAEHLLRRLGVEGVSVERTEFGDHYDPESRCVRLTPEHYDGRSLTAVTVAAHEVGHAIQHHEGYAPLLARSRLVQVAQKAEKLGAILMMAAPFLFVLTRLPGGLAVVIAMAVISFGTAALVHLVTLPVEFDASFNRALPLLKEYVPPYDMPGARHVLTACAFTYVAASLASVMNLGRWLVILRR; encoded by the coding sequence ATGTTCATTGTGTTAATCGTGTTGGCGTTGGCGATTTTTATTTTGCCCAATTTATGGGCAAAGTGGGTATTAAAACGCCATACCCGTGGGCGGGATGATTACCCTGGCACTGGCGCGGAACTTGCCGAGCATCTTTTGCGTCGTTTAGGTGTTGAAGGCGTGAGCGTTGAGCGTACCGAATTTGGCGATCATTATGATCCTGAATCGCGCTGTGTGCGCTTAACCCCCGAGCATTATGATGGCCGTTCGCTCACAGCGGTGACCGTCGCTGCCCACGAGGTTGGGCACGCTATTCAACACCATGAAGGCTACGCACCCCTGCTAGCCAGAAGCCGCTTGGTTCAAGTAGCGCAAAAGGCAGAAAAGTTGGGTGCTATTTTAATGATGGCCGCGCCCTTTCTGTTTGTGCTTACCAGGCTGCCTGGTGGGCTGGCAGTGGTCATTGCGATGGCGGTGATCAGCTTTGGCACCGCCGCACTGGTCCATCTAGTGACGCTACCCGTCGAGTTCGATGCCAGCTTTAACCGCGCGCTGCCGCTGCTGAAAGAGTACGTGCCTCCCTATGACATGCCCGGTGCCCGCCATGTACTTACCGCCTGTGCATTTACTTACGTGGCTGCCTCGTTGGCCAGCGTGATGAATCTTGGCCGCTGGCTGGTGATCTTAAGAAGATGA